Proteins encoded in a region of the Fusarium falciforme chromosome 6, complete sequence genome:
- a CDS encoding BTB domain-containing protein, which produces MGDNRGKKRPAEEAFADDLEFDRIAPNGDVTFVLDEGNTRVRVNSAVMKNASPVFAAMLGPNFKEGRVLRAGDCASVDVPLPEDDAVVFGWILRVLYSQADTNLWSPSPREIIQVLDIAKKYDLLKGIQISVQVWIDRQEDPDPDDLWLLLLACCRAHDVEAFKSTTRRLIINHSGSFVQLAAETENIIPGPDAGRTVYRLAAIVEKSRNETLSETLKVLHTDLPKALEECRCQHHSSTLQAEYGQALKAQSDAAQYGHSTKSTIGILLELSPVFILSPNVNALTVPHFNQSVHATSYIAQLHGLLLNMSTPSPAHKRKRDDDSPSARSLAREEGVLERVAPHGDVIFVLGGGTDKVQAQSSIMKSASPVFSAMLAGHFREGQMLQDATASGQPVEIPLPGDDFEAFKLICIAIHRQASTTQYCPSEEVLMRVLQIADKYNLVDSVFLSMEFWARKYVPDPTLNHFLLMIICHQIKSQELFQLFSRSLVLNHGGSFMSLAAENEQHICDSVPRGTIYKLACALEEMRATMMRRITKFINAELMARFNNGHSDNEMSSDILPYYRLLRGVLDSYSRNPGLHSVGNDYSISDLTSQILKIETSFPAERSYNRTAPNAIPVYMALLRRLRGLNENFVGLCLDCLEVDKLDFDCRGVHK; this is translated from the exons ATGGGAGACAACAGAGGTAAAAAGCGGCCGGCTGAGGAGGCCTTCGCCGACGATCTCGAGTTCGATAGGATCGCCCCAAACGGAGACGTTACCTTCGTGCTCGACGAGGGCAACACGAGAGTCCGGGTCAACTCCGCAGTCATGAAGAACGCGTCGCCCGTGTTTGCCGCCATGCTGGGCCCCAACTTTAAGGAAGGGCGTGTTCTCAGGGCAGGCGATTGTGCATCCGTCGATGTCCCATTGCCTGAGGACGACGCAGTCGTTTTCGGATGGATTCTCCGTGTGCTGTATTCTCAGGCCGACACAAACCTCTGGTCCCCGAGCCCAAGGGAGATTATCCAGGTCTTGGACATCGCCAAGAAGTACGACCTCCTGAAGGGAATCCAGATTTCTGTCCAAGTCTGGATTGACCGGCAAGAGGATCCTGACCCCGATGACCTTTGGCTTCTGTTGCTTGCCTGCTGTCGAGCCCACGACGTGGAGGCCTTCAAATCCACCACCCGCCGTCTCATCATCAATCACTCAGGGTCGTTCGTCCAACTCGCAGCGGAAACAGAAAACATCATTCCCGGACCAGACGCAGGGCGTACCGTGTACAGACTTGCCG CAATTGTTGAAAAGTCGCGGAACGAAACGCTCTCTGAAACACTCAAGGTTCTTCACACGGACCTACCCAAGGCCCTTGAAGAGTGCCGTTGTCAGCACCATTCAAGCACTTTGCAAGCCGAGTACGGTCAAGCTCTTAAAGCTCAGAGTGACGCCGCCCAATATGGCCACTCCACCAAAAGCACCATTGGCATCTTATTGG AGCTGTCACCTGTCTTCATCCTGTCGCCCAACGTGAATGCCTTAACGGTCCCCCACTTCAACCAATCCGTTCATGCTACCTCTTACATCGCCCAGCTTCACGGCCTCTTATTAAACATGAGCACGCCTAGTCCCGCCCACAAGCGCAAGCGAGACGACGATTCGCCATCCGCGAGAAGTCTCGCCAGAGAGGAAGGGGTCTTGGAGCGCGTCGCTCCCCATGGAGATGTCATCTTTGTCCTCGGTGGGGGAACCGACAAGGTCCAGGCTCAATCGAGCATCATGAAAAGTGCCTCTCCTGTCTTCTCCGCCATGCTGGCAGGTCATTTCAGAGAAGGCCAGATGCTCCAGGATGCCACAGCTAGCGGGCAGCCAGTCGAGATTCCTCTTCCTGGTGATGATTTCGAGGCTTTCAAGCTCATTTGCATTGCCATCCATCGCCAAGCCAGCACCACGCAGTACTGCCCATCCGAAGAAGTACTCATGCGAGTCCTCCAGATCGCCGACAAGTACAATCTTGTCGACTCGGTTTTCCTTTCCATGGAATTTTGGGCCAGAAAATATGTCCCCGATCCAACTCTCAACCACTTTCTTCTCATGATCATATGCCACCAAATCAAGTCCCAAGAGCTCTTTCAACTCTTCAGTCGATCTCTCGTCCTCAACCATGGGGGGTCATTCATGTCTCTCGCTGCTGAGAACGAGCAGCATATCTGCGACTCAGTTCCTCGTGGGACTATCTACAAGCTAGCAT GCGCCCTTGAAGAAATGCGAGCAACCATGATGCGGAGGATTACAAAGTTCATCAATGCCGAACTGATGGCCCGGTTCAATAATGGCCACTCGGATAATGAAATGTCCTCGGACATTCTACCATACTATCGACTGCTCAGAGGGGTGTTGGATTCCTACTCGAGGAACCCCGGCCTACACAGCGTCGGCAACGACTACTCGATCAGCGACCTGACCTCACAGATCCTGAAAATCGAAACTAGTTTTCCAGCGGAGCGCTCCTACAACAGAACTGCGCCAAATGCCATTCCAGTTTACATGGCGTTACTGAGGCGGTTGCGCGGCTTGAATGAGAACTTTGTCGGGTTGTGTCTCGACTGTCTTGAGGTCGACAAGTTGGACTTTGACTGTCGAGGAGTCCACAAGTAA
- a CDS encoding Translation machinery-associated protein 7, giving the protein MGGTNREGGKVKPLKQAKKAQKDLDDDDKAFLEKKRADEKARKELAAKAGGKKGPLNTGGQGIKKSGKK; this is encoded by the exons ATGGGTGGCACCAACCGAGAAG gcggcaaggtcaagcccttgaagcaggccaagaaggcccagaaggacctcgacgacgacgacaaggccttcctcgagaagaagcgcgCTG ACGAGAAGGCCCGCAAGGAGCTTGCGGCCAAGGCTGGTGGCAAGAAGGGTCCCCTCAACACCGGCGGCCAGGGTATCAAGAAGAGCGGCAAGAAATAA
- a CDS encoding Non-specific serine/threonine protein kinase, translated as MASSSDEGEIIENGAEDLKATSLQHTGRSSVDRQDRQKSRLSTPDHDSASRQSNTSRRSNSPRGSKRPYDDRERERDRDYYGSRHDSGHYRSHYEDSRRDDNRRPRGLYDDLDRPASRASNYSYDGRDRSRERDHYRDKDRDWYANKRPRNRSRSPHRSRRADRGRFDRFVREGQYDRRDDASGELKYDDDRGSWNGGSVSKRTTVGEASRAQRHDAKPDKGLSNGNGPSRSSQRCVEVLSESQHGANLANRQPLAQPEPERKPEPEPEPDYEEPEPIDEEAEIERRRKRREEILAKSSSATPLLLHAVGAAANKARASSPASTLPDTPMRTQSEIASPRTPRSNLASPHSPGSHDEPSPGGINLLDDKELMNTHGKAQLDDEDGPSAADYDPTGDMQEDERRGELKHGHVVLHGEHHPIAAEQPQEEVQEKPSEKAGDEDDDGDFDMFAEDFDEDKYATKPVEPLAPAQGDGAAPDVQAVVKGGILEGDDKDGYYKIRIGEVLNGRYQIQSALGRGMFSGVARAVDITTKQLVAIKMMRNNDALRKGGYTEIAILEKLNDADPENRKHIIKFERQFDYKGHLCMVFENLSMNLREVLRKFGNNVGINLGATRAYAYQIFVALAHMRKCSIIHADLKPDNILVNESRNVLKICDLGTAIDKSDAATAHMDITPYLVSRFYRAPEIILGIPYDYSVDMWSIGCTLYELYTGKILFTGDSNNQMLKAIMEIRGRFTPKLFKRGQLSGVHFDDKGQFISVERDKVLGKTTVRTMAVVKPTRDLRTRLMAASGGMNDAETRDLNHFIDLLEHCLTLNPDKRIKPADALRHPFFTSRAGHVRR; from the exons ATGGCGTCGAGTTCGGACGAAGGCGAGATCATCGAGAATGGCGCTGAAGATTTGAAGGCAACTTCACTGCAGCACACTGGACGAAGCAGTGTTGACCGTCAAGACAGACAAAAAAGTAGACTTTCGACTCCGGACCACGACTCGGCTTCCAGGCAAAGCAACACCTCGCGACGAAGCAACTCGCCCCGTGGTTCCAAGCGACCCTACGACGACAGGGAAAGGGAGAGGGACCGAGACTATTACGGTTCGAGGCATGACTCGGGACACTATCGCTCTCACTACGAGGATTCTCGACGCGACGATAATCGAAGGCCTCGCGGCCTGTACGACGACCTCGACCGACCTGCATCACGCGCATCCAATTACAGCTACGATGGCCGCGACCGGAGTCGGGAACGAGATCACTATCGCGACAAGGATCGGGACTGGTATGCGAACAAGCGCCCGCGAAACAGGAGCCGTTCTCCCCATCGATCCCGCCGCGCCGACAGGGGCAGGTTCGACCGCTTCGTGAGAGAAGGCCAGTACGATCGTCGAGACGACGCATCCGGAGAGCTCAAGTATGATGACGACCGCGGCTCGTGGAATGGCGGTTCTGTGTCCAAGAGGACGACTGTAGGAGAGGCTTCACGCGCCCAGCGACACGATGCTAAACCAGACAAAGGCCTTTCAAATGGAAATGGCCCCTCCCGGAGTTCCCAGAGGTGCGTTGAAGTGCTGTCCGAGTCGCAGCACGGTGCCAACCTTGCGAATAGGCAACCCTTGGCTCAGCCGGAACCCGAACGGAAGCCCGAACcggagcctgagcctgacTACGAGGAGCCTGAGCCCATTGACGAAGAGGCCGAGATCGAGCGACGACGCAAGCGGCGAGAAGAGATCCTGGCCAAGTCCAGCTCGGCGactcctcttctccttcatgcCGTGGGTGCTGCGGCGAACAAGGCCCGCGCATCATCTCCCGCATCGACTTTGCCCGACACGCCCATGAGAACGCAGTCAGAGATTGCCAGTCCTCGTACTCCCCGATCGA ACCTAGCGTCACCGCACTCGCCCGGATCTCACGATGAACCATCGCCCGGCGGtatcaacctcctcgacgacaaggagTTGATGAACACTCATGGAAAGGCCCAActagatgacgaggacggtCCCTCTGCGGCTGATTATGACCCAACCGGGGACATGCAAGAGGATGAACGACGAGGTGAACTTAAACATGGACACGTCGTACTTCATGGTGAGCATCATCCTATTGCAGCCGAACAACCACAGGAAGAAGTCCAGGAAAAGCCATCTGAAAAGGCtggcgatgaagacgacgacggcgactTTGACATGTTTGCCGAAGACTTTGACGAGGACAAGTACGCAACAAAGCCCGTGGAACCTCTGGCACCCGCACAGGGCGATGGTGCAGCTCCTGATGTTCAGGCTGTTGTCAAGGGAGGTATTCTCGAAGgcgacgacaaggacggATATTACAAGATTCGTATTGGTGAGGTCCTGAACGGTCGATATCAGATTCAATCTGCGCTAGGAAGGGGCATGTTCTCAGGCGTGGCCCGGGCTGTCGACATTACCACGAAGCAGCTTGTCGCTATCAAGATGATGCGCAACAACGACGCCCTCCGAAAGGGAGGCTACACTGAGATTGccatcctcgagaagctcaacgacGCCGACCCTGAGAATCGAAAGCACATCATCAAGTTTGAGCGCCAGTTCGACTACAAGGGCCATCTGTGCATGGTGTTTGAGAACTTGAGCATGAACCTGCGAGAAGTGCTGCGCAAGTTTGGAAACAACGTGGGCATCAACCTCGGGGCGACGCGAGCGTATGCGTACCAGATCTTTGTTGCTCTAGCACATATGCGGAAGTGCAGTATCATCCATGCTGATCTCAAGCCTGACAACATTCTT GTGAACGAGAGCCGCAACGTGCTCAAGATCTGTGACTTGGGAACAGCCATCGACAAGTCTGACGCAGCAACGGCGCATATGGACATTACACCATACCTTGTCAGTCGTTTCTATCGAGCGCCAGAGATTATTTTGGGAATCCCCTACGACTACTCGGTCGATATGTGGTCCATCGGCTGCACCCTGTACGAGTTGTACACAGGCAAGATCCTGTTCACCGGAGACAGCAACAACCAGATGCTCAAGGCCATTATGGAGATTCGAGGCAGGTTCACACCGAAACTGTTCAAGCGAGGTCAACTGTCGGGTGTTCATTTCGACGACAAGGGCCAATTCATCAGCGTTGAGCGTGACAAGGTTCTCGGAAAG ACAACCGTTCGGACCATGGCTGTGGTGAAACCCACACGCGACCTGCGGACGAGGCTCATGGCCGCCTCGGGAGGGATGAACGACGCCGAGACTAGGGATCTGAACCATTTCATCGACCTCCTCGAGCACTGTCTCACGCTCAACCCGGACAAGAGGATCAAACCTGCGGATGCACTCCGCCATCCCTTCTTTACCTCGCGAGCGGGGCATGTACGGCGGTGA
- a CDS encoding AA-permease domain-containing protein yields MNTSPESIISTREPLLSSSRLQARRRQQQFGTMTAFFKPSSETDVSPEPVLNDANGDLVTATEERSLHRGLAERHLSMLGIAGAIGTGLFLGLGGSVQTGGPLGALLGYATVGLVVCAVQFALGEVAALLPVTGAFVRHAEFLVDPAWGFAIGWNLVYGNVLSVPSEITAICVLFEFWTDLNPSVFIIIFIILTAAVGLAFIRVFGEVEFWFALLKILLVVFLIILGLVINLGGVPGTPRIGFRYWNDPGPFVEHIATGNWGKFLGYWSVMTSAVFSFAGVESIAMAAAETRNPAKAIPKACKNVFIRIIVFYILAILIVGMLVPSNDERLNDSSGQAAQSPFVIAASAAGIPAIPSVVNAVVITSAWSASNQSLLAGTRVLYGLALKRQAPQIFLRTTSWGTPYVCVLFFTAFMFLSFMSLSNGAMTVFWWLVDLTAAGVLVSWSSILLNHIRLRLAMKKQGIPITSLPWHNSWTLYSSIVALCMCLIILFTGGFSVFTKGNWDPVGFVSSYLDIPLVIGAYLIWKFVKKTKIVSLSEIPLQDAIKKSEHDRAAEV; encoded by the exons ATGAATACGAGCCCCGAGAGCATCATATCAACGCGGGAGCCTCTGCTCTCGAGTTCTCGTCTTCAggctcgacgacgacagcaACAATTCGGAACCATGACAGCCTTTTTCAAGCCGAGTTCAGAGACAGACGTCTCACCCGAGCCGGTACTCAATGATGCGAATGGCGACCTTGTTACCGCGACCGAGGAGCGCAGTCTGCACCGCGGTCTCGCGGAGCGGCATCTTTCAATGCTTGGCATCGCCGGCGCCATCGGGACGGGCCTGtttctcggccttggcggATCGGTGCAGACGGGCGGTCCCCTCGGTGCTCTCCTCGGCTACGCGACCGTCGGCCTCGTCGTGTGCGCCGTGCAGTTTGCCCTCGGAGAGGTTGCGGCGCTCCTCCCCGTGACGGGTGCCTTTGTCCGACACGCAGAGTTTCTGGTAGATCCGGCTTGGGGATTCGCAATCGGTTGGAACCTCGTGTACGGCAATGTTCTATCTGTTCCCTCCGAGATCACGGCCATCTGCGTGCTGTTCGAGTTCTGGACCGACCTCAACCCctccgtcttcatcatcatcttcatcatcctaACCGCAGCAGTCGGCCTGGCCTTTATCCGCGTCTTTGGAGAAGTCGAATTCTGGTTCGCCCTGCTCAAGATTCTGCTggtcgtcttcctcatcattCTGGGTCTTGTCATCAACCTCGGAGGAGTTCCAGGAACCCCTCGCATCGGCTTCAGGTACTGGAACGATCCCGGTCCGTTTGTCGAGCACATCGCCACGGGGAACTGGGGCAAGTTTCTTGGATACTGGTCCGTCATGACGAGCGCCGTCTTCTCGTTTGCGGGTGTAGAGtccatcgccatggctgctgcCGAGACGAGAAACCCTGCAAAGGCCATCCCCAAGGCTTGCAAGAACGTCTTTATCCGCATCATCGTCTTTTACATCCTGGCTATTCTCATCGTCGGCATGCTGGTCCCGAGCAACGATGAGCGTCTTAACGATTCGTCTGGACAAGCGGCTCAGAGTCCCTTCGTTATCGCCGCGTCTGCAGCTGGTATCCCCGCCATCCCATCCGTCGTCAACGCCGTTGTCATCACCTCTGCCTGGTCAGCGTCGAATCAGAGTCTTCTTGCGGGTACTCGTGTTCTGTATGGTCTTGCTCTCAAGCGCCAGGCACCTCAGATCTTTCTCCGAACTACTTCGTGGGGCACTCCCTACGTGTGCGTGCTCTTCTTTACCGCTTTCATGTTCCTCAGCTTCATGAGTCTCTCGAATGGAGCCATGACTGTCTTTTGGTGGCTTGTCGACCTGACTGCCGCTGGAGTTCTTGTCTCCTGGTCGTCCATCCTCCTGAACCACATTAGACTGCGACTCGCCATGAAGAAGCAGGGCATCCCGATCACCAGCTTGCCTTGGCACAACTCTTGGACTC TCTATTCTTCCATTGTCGCCCTCTGCATGTGCTTGATCATCCTCTTCACTGGCGGTTTCTCAGTCTTTACAAAGGGCAACTGGGACCCTGTTGGCTTTGTATCATCCTACTT AGATATCCCGCTCGTTATAGGTGCATACCTCATTTGGAAGTTTGTCAAGAAGACAAAGATTGTGTCCTTATCCGAGATACCCCTTCAAGATGCGATTAAAAAGTCAGAACATGACAGGGCCGCGGAGGTATAG